The following proteins are co-located in the Pedobacter sp. FW305-3-2-15-E-R2A2 genome:
- a CDS encoding SUMF1/EgtB/PvdO family nonheme iron enzyme has protein sequence MRNIYFFGFIATILLASCGKGGQGELVGVYNKKFKNNRVPLGMVYVPPGRTLIGMSDEDINNSQSSPSRMTSFSAFFMDQTEISNAEYRQFVNWVRDSVAITSLGPSGAAAYYKQAPTGQPTSVSERYIDWKKVGNGSNLWSTKSGGLGAKLTDMYYSGADALPGRNEIDVRKLKYAYSYKSSDLAAEGRNDPTKKRQDFILTYTDLPDPAKSNQFPSVNVYPDTLVWKVDYSYSQNDPMVKTYFNHPSYDDYPVVGVTWEQATAFCVWRTRFYESVAVSRKQPLNSRPEYQLPSDAQFEYAARGGNVKTKYPWGGPYVRNTKGCMQANFKVGRGNYSDDGGLYTVNVKSYFPNDYGLYNMAGNVAEWTVTAYNQSAAPLLLDFNPNFTYVAKASDSKYLKRKVVRGGSWKDIGFFLQNSVGTYEYQDQARSYIGFRCISAYPGSDIKNRN, from the coding sequence ATGAGAAATATCTACTTTTTTGGATTTATTGCTACAATACTATTGGCCAGCTGCGGAAAAGGCGGACAGGGAGAATTGGTTGGAGTATACAATAAGAAGTTCAAAAACAACCGGGTTCCTTTAGGAATGGTATATGTACCTCCCGGACGGACACTGATCGGAATGTCTGACGAAGACATTAACAACTCTCAAAGCTCTCCAAGCCGAATGACCTCATTTAGCGCTTTCTTCATGGACCAGACGGAGATTTCCAACGCAGAATACAGGCAATTTGTAAACTGGGTAAGAGATTCTGTGGCCATTACCTCATTAGGACCCAGTGGTGCTGCCGCCTATTATAAGCAAGCGCCTACCGGACAGCCGACCTCCGTTTCCGAACGTTATATCGACTGGAAGAAAGTTGGAAACGGTTCTAACCTGTGGAGCACCAAATCAGGTGGTCTTGGTGCTAAACTGACCGATATGTACTATAGCGGAGCAGATGCCTTACCAGGTAGAAATGAAATTGATGTAAGAAAGCTGAAATATGCTTACAGCTATAAAAGTTCTGATCTGGCTGCCGAAGGCAGAAATGACCCTACCAAGAAAAGACAGGATTTTATCCTCACTTATACAGACCTTCCTGACCCTGCCAAATCAAATCAGTTTCCTTCGGTAAACGTTTACCCGGATACCCTGGTTTGGAAAGTCGATTATTCTTACTCACAGAATGATCCAATGGTCAAAACTTATTTTAATCACCCTTCTTACGACGATTATCCTGTGGTTGGTGTAACCTGGGAACAAGCCACTGCTTTTTGTGTATGGCGCACCCGTTTCTACGAATCCGTTGCGGTATCGAGAAAACAACCATTGAATTCAAGACCTGAATATCAGCTGCCAAGTGATGCGCAGTTTGAATATGCAGCAAGAGGTGGTAATGTGAAAACAAAATATCCATGGGGCGGCCCTTATGTGCGCAATACCAAAGGATGTATGCAAGCTAATTTTAAAGTCGGACGTGGAAATTATTCTGACGATGGCGGTTTATATACCGTAAACGTGAAGTCTTATTTCCCGAATGATTACGGATTATACAATATGGCTGGTAACGTAGCAGAATGGACGGTTACTGCTTACAATCAATCAGCAGCGCCTTTATTGCTGGATTTTAACCCCAACTTTACTTACGTGGCAAAAGCTTCAGACAGCAAATACCTGAAACGTAAAGTAGTTAGAGGAGGGTCATGGAAAGACATCGGATTCTTCCTTCAAAACTCTGTAGGTACTTATGAATATCAGGATCAGGCGAGGTCATACATTGGCTTCAGGTGTATTTCTGCTTATCCGGGTTCCGACATCAAGAATAGAAACTAA
- a CDS encoding uroporphyrinogen-III synthase, whose amino-acid sequence MQEKTEDRLRKVKSILITLPKPETEKSPYFDLAKKYNLKIDFRSFIHVEGVPARDFRKDKITLGDFTAVVFTSRNAVDHFFRICEEMRYEVPADLKYFCISESTALYLQKYIQYRKRKIFFGKQTAADLAEVLKKHANEKFLYPCSDMATEDTMNFLQKNGYDFTPAVLFRTVVSDLSDLAEVFYDVIGFFSPSSIQSLFTNFPDFKQNNTRIAAFGVNTHKAVTDAGLMVDIAAPSPEAPSMIMAIENYIKKSNK is encoded by the coding sequence ATGCAAGAAAAGACAGAAGATAGGTTGCGTAAGGTTAAAAGTATATTAATCACCTTACCAAAACCAGAAACAGAGAAGTCTCCTTATTTTGATTTGGCAAAGAAGTACAACCTGAAAATTGATTTTAGATCATTCATTCATGTTGAAGGAGTTCCAGCCAGAGACTTCAGAAAGGACAAAATCACACTGGGTGATTTTACTGCAGTAGTGTTCACCAGCAGAAATGCAGTAGATCATTTCTTCAGAATTTGCGAAGAAATGAGATATGAGGTTCCTGCTGACCTGAAATATTTCTGTATTTCAGAGTCTACCGCCCTGTATTTACAAAAATACATCCAGTACAGAAAACGTAAAATCTTCTTTGGCAAGCAAACTGCAGCCGACCTGGCTGAAGTGTTGAAAAAGCATGCCAATGAGAAATTCCTATACCCATGCTCTGATATGGCAACGGAAGATACCATGAATTTCCTTCAAAAAAATGGATACGACTTTACACCAGCGGTATTGTTCAGAACAGTAGTGTCTGACCTTTCAGATCTGGCAGAAGTTTTCTATGACGTGATCGGATTTTTCAGTCCTTCCAGCATCCAGTCATTGTTTACCAATTTTCCTGATTTTAAACAAAACAACACCCGTATCGCTGCTTTTGGTGTAAATACTCATAAGGCGGTAACGGATGCAGGACTAATGGTAGATATCGCAGCTCCTTCACCGGAAGCGCCGTCTATGATCATGGCTATTGAGAATTACATCAAAAAATCAAACAAATAG
- a CDS encoding DUF4271 domain-containing protein — translation MNLNRIILLLLVIFVAGLHEGYAQVPPVPVDTLPARSVYPRKIVKDAAYYARKQYVTDSIMTHTWILPDSLINKNIIIDSILKANVSRRTNLFNRYQEIGTIKKISPFRTGKPVPKGDIWILGVLAVLLAIFSALRISFSKQLQSIIQSFFSNRILNNLNKEDNLFTSWPFLLLFVQFGFTLGMFFYLVSQYYHVTFSSSGFQFYVSISILIVVLYVFKIIILRMLGYLFDVQKAVNEYVSILYLSYFNLSLVFIPLVIAFALSPLRYGPYYVAASFVLLAIIFTFQFIRAGINILSHYRFSKVYLFLYFCALEICPILILIKAIGF, via the coding sequence ATGAATTTAAACCGCATCATCCTGCTGCTCCTGGTTATTTTTGTTGCAGGCCTTCATGAAGGGTATGCCCAGGTTCCGCCTGTTCCGGTGGATACCTTGCCGGCACGATCGGTTTATCCTAGGAAAATAGTGAAGGATGCGGCGTATTATGCCAGAAAACAGTATGTAACAGATTCCATCATGACGCATACCTGGATTCTGCCTGATTCGCTGATCAATAAGAACATCATCATAGACAGCATCCTGAAAGCAAATGTTTCCAGACGTACCAACCTCTTTAACCGGTATCAGGAAATCGGAACGATAAAAAAGATCAGCCCTTTCCGGACAGGGAAACCAGTACCCAAAGGAGACATCTGGATTCTTGGGGTTTTGGCGGTATTACTGGCGATATTTTCGGCCCTCAGGATCTCCTTTTCCAAGCAATTGCAAAGCATCATTCAATCGTTCTTTAGTAACCGGATTTTGAATAACCTGAATAAGGAAGATAACCTGTTTACCTCCTGGCCTTTTCTCCTTTTATTTGTGCAGTTTGGTTTTACATTGGGGATGTTTTTTTACCTGGTTTCCCAGTATTATCATGTCACTTTTTCGAGCAGCGGATTCCAGTTTTATGTAAGTATTTCGATACTTATAGTGGTCTTATATGTCTTTAAAATTATCATTTTACGGATGTTGGGCTATCTTTTTGATGTGCAGAAAGCCGTAAATGAGTATGTTTCCATATTATATTTAAGTTACTTTAATCTTTCTCTGGTATTCATTCCGCTGGTAATTGCTTTTGCCTTATCTCCTTTAAGGTATGGACCTTACTATGTGGCAGCTTCTTTTGTACTTCTTGCAATTATTTTTACTTTCCAGTTTATCCGCGCAGGAATTAATATTTTATCTCATTATAGATTTTCTAAAGTCTATTTATTTCTGTACTTTTGTGCCCTCGAAATTTGCCCTATATTAATATTAATCAAGGCAATAGGATTTTAA
- a CDS encoding thioredoxin fold domain-containing protein: MKIYKICGLLLLIIASIRLSAQENQFVKTDSWEALFAKAKKENKLVFVDSYFVGCHPCKEMDDEVFPLPEVMKFMKDNFVSVKIDFMVEELGKALQLKYAVTGFPTFLILNEKGQLISRFSGYQEADVFQKLLRESILKSKKGEVLGGFSPSIQVAHPDFYTAMFKARQPMKAEALVAYLDQTKDASLEPAAIPFLVSRSLNKKWDDYFLVNYASFEDKYGKELIWGKRNAIMNARLKALGNARNDDRFNAFLTEIRPLFSDKDWAYAKMDMAEAYYYSIHKDHKTFFRYAAEHYNDDDNKIRYLSMYLNGPTVDAEEKELFVKWMEKVVNMDASYSVLAAATRLMVEQNDKEAAKKYAEWGSIKARLLKKDGAHFRNVL; the protein is encoded by the coding sequence ATGAAAATATATAAAATATGCGGATTGTTATTGCTGATTATAGCGAGCATCCGGCTGAGTGCCCAGGAAAATCAATTTGTGAAAACGGACTCCTGGGAAGCCTTATTTGCAAAAGCAAAAAAGGAAAATAAACTGGTATTTGTCGATAGTTATTTTGTCGGCTGTCACCCTTGTAAAGAAATGGATGATGAAGTATTTCCACTTCCGGAGGTCATGAAATTTATGAAGGACAACTTTGTGAGTGTAAAAATTGATTTTATGGTAGAAGAGCTGGGGAAAGCATTACAATTGAAATATGCGGTTACAGGTTTTCCGACTTTCCTCATTTTAAATGAGAAAGGACAGCTGATTTCCAGGTTCTCCGGATATCAGGAAGCAGATGTATTTCAGAAATTGTTGAGAGAATCTATCCTGAAATCTAAAAAAGGAGAGGTGTTGGGAGGATTTAGCCCTTCAATTCAGGTGGCACACCCTGATTTTTATACGGCCATGTTCAAAGCACGTCAACCGATGAAAGCAGAAGCCCTTGTTGCTTATCTGGACCAAACTAAGGATGCATCGCTGGAGCCTGCTGCAATTCCATTTTTAGTCAGCAGAAGCCTCAATAAAAAATGGGACGATTATTTTCTTGTAAACTATGCCTCATTTGAAGATAAGTATGGTAAGGAGCTGATCTGGGGAAAACGGAATGCCATTATGAATGCGAGATTGAAAGCGTTGGGCAATGCCCGGAATGATGACCGCTTTAATGCTTTTCTGACGGAAATCAGGCCACTTTTTTCTGATAAAGACTGGGCATATGCAAAGATGGATATGGCCGAGGCCTATTATTACAGCATTCACAAGGACCATAAAACATTTTTCAGGTATGCTGCGGAGCATTACAATGATGACGACAATAAAATCCGTTACCTGTCCATGTATCTGAACGGCCCCACAGTGGATGCTGAGGAAAAAGAGCTGTTTGTAAAATGGATGGAAAAGGTGGTTAATATGGATGCTTCTTATTCCGTTCTTGCTGCTGCTACGAGATTGATGGTAGAGCAAAATGATAAAGAAGCAGCGAAGAAGTATGCAGAATGGGGATCGATAAAAGCCAGGTTGTTAAAAAAGGACGGGGCTCATTTCCGGAATGTGCTTTAA
- a CDS encoding retropepsin-like aspartic protease, producing MKNKYKLCLLLMLLALLPDQYVRAQQQMASTSTLKVKIPFETDNGAIILKVKINGSQRPLRLLFDTGADGMALSQDLADSIGLKVSGKQKASVVGGSMDIAVSEGNVVQLDSFELPDQRIAIFKELHKGTDGIIGNIIARRYVTKVDFDKKELSLYDFEGYEYEEKGTVVPITIPSGLFIIPGTLSIAAGQAHRAEFVFDTGAAYQLICFRPFVKKNRLLVSGFKPEYHGSTSSMGVTTPTFSGKAASFSFSNMPVIKEMPVTLMAGGGQSEDWNPGFDGSIGARLISRYNFTINLKKKEIHLVANKSYDYPHDFAIGGYLFGFDGEGALVVQGLTAMGNPDLKLKQGARLKSLNGLSAQQLLKDRKQLDKLLAMPGGTNYVIESVHNGQVFKDTITKQL from the coding sequence ATGAAAAATAAATATAAATTATGCCTCCTCTTGATGTTGCTGGCATTGTTGCCGGATCAGTATGTCCGGGCTCAGCAGCAAATGGCTTCAACATCGACATTGAAAGTCAAAATTCCTTTTGAAACTGACAATGGCGCAATTATTCTAAAGGTTAAAATTAATGGAAGTCAGCGGCCGCTGAGGTTATTATTTGATACCGGAGCAGATGGGATGGCCCTGAGTCAGGATCTGGCCGATTCGATTGGTTTAAAGGTCTCGGGAAAGCAAAAAGCATCGGTAGTAGGAGGGAGCATGGACATTGCAGTTTCGGAGGGAAATGTGGTACAGCTGGATTCATTTGAACTGCCGGATCAGCGCATTGCGATCTTCAAAGAACTGCATAAAGGGACGGATGGAATTATCGGTAATATCATTGCCAGAAGGTATGTCACAAAGGTTGACTTCGATAAAAAGGAACTTTCTTTATATGATTTTGAAGGTTATGAATATGAAGAGAAAGGAACGGTTGTTCCGATAACCATTCCTTCCGGATTGTTCATTATTCCCGGTACTTTAAGCATTGCTGCGGGGCAGGCGCATCGTGCAGAATTTGTCTTTGATACAGGTGCGGCATATCAGCTGATTTGTTTTCGTCCATTTGTTAAAAAGAACCGACTGTTGGTGAGCGGATTTAAGCCGGAATATCACGGCAGTACCAGTAGTATGGGCGTTACTACACCGACTTTTAGTGGTAAAGCCGCTTCTTTTTCTTTCTCGAATATGCCGGTGATTAAAGAGATGCCGGTTACGCTAATGGCTGGAGGCGGGCAAAGCGAAGACTGGAATCCGGGATTTGACGGCTCCATAGGCGCAAGGTTAATCAGCAGGTATAATTTTACGATCAATTTGAAGAAGAAAGAAATTCACCTTGTCGCAAATAAGAGCTATGATTATCCGCATGACTTTGCCATTGGAGGATATCTTTTTGGTTTTGATGGCGAGGGGGCACTAGTGGTACAAGGATTAACCGCTATGGGAAATCCTGACCTGAAGCTGAAACAAGGAGCCCGGTTAAAATCTCTGAATGGGCTGTCCGCTCAGCAATTGTTAAAAGACCGAAAGCAACTGGATAAACTTCTGGCAATGCCTGGGGGGACAAATTATGTGATCGAATCTGTTCATAACGGGCAGGTGTTTAAAGATACCATTACGAAACAATTATAA
- a CDS encoding TlpA disulfide reductase family protein yields the protein MNLKRISSAAILSLFISAASAQMPVEVTGLLKREKITPVKLFKVTEGKTVEIATSVPEGKGKFGFLFYPEYEGLYVIGTGSAIAANDNYKFYFKGGEQLSLSILESGYELTGKLNSRENTLLTQWHDLVFPLEQKAVNFMKVQSTFVDFFPQLEDIAAKSKSFLKGKSTGNAKFDQQMKAYMAFDMAFYAANFINTPRSAHPSLEEWSPYYSTLKAQDFSTNASTLYRNPWGKRMLSSLVMINLRQQNVKFEGGLAGLKNSLVYLPNDTLKGDAVLDHAERYKSYNDYKELIDTYGKYVITKSQKKRNMDILAPLALLKPGDAAFKFSYPDKEGKTVTMDDLKGKVVLVDVWATWCGPCKAEIPHLKKLEEEMKGTDVSIVSISVDEAKDKDKWLKMIADDHLGGTQLFASGWGDLAQYYKITGIPRFMVFDRQGKIVTVDSPRPSSPELKALLEKTLAK from the coding sequence ATGAACCTAAAAAGAATAAGTAGCGCAGCAATCCTGTCGCTATTCATCAGTGCCGCATCGGCACAAATGCCGGTTGAAGTGACCGGGCTATTAAAAAGAGAGAAAATTACACCCGTTAAGCTGTTTAAAGTAACAGAGGGTAAAACGGTAGAAATCGCCACTTCGGTGCCTGAAGGGAAGGGTAAATTCGGATTCCTCTTCTATCCGGAATATGAAGGATTGTATGTGATCGGAACCGGATCTGCAATCGCCGCGAATGACAATTATAAGTTTTATTTTAAGGGCGGGGAGCAATTGTCTCTTTCCATTCTGGAATCAGGTTATGAACTGACCGGTAAACTAAATTCCAGGGAAAATACCCTGTTAACCCAATGGCATGACCTTGTTTTTCCATTGGAACAGAAGGCGGTTAATTTTATGAAAGTGCAGAGTACCTTTGTCGATTTCTTCCCTCAACTGGAAGATATCGCTGCGAAATCCAAATCTTTTTTAAAAGGAAAGTCCACTGGAAATGCAAAGTTTGACCAACAGATGAAAGCCTACATGGCCTTTGATATGGCTTTTTACGCAGCTAATTTTATAAATACCCCACGCTCAGCACATCCTTCACTGGAAGAATGGAGCCCTTATTACAGTACACTTAAAGCGCAGGATTTTTCTACGAATGCAAGCACATTGTATCGCAATCCATGGGGGAAACGGATGCTTTCGTCTCTTGTTATGATCAATTTAAGACAACAAAATGTAAAATTTGAGGGCGGTCTGGCAGGCCTCAAAAATTCCCTTGTCTATTTGCCCAATGATACTTTAAAAGGTGATGCGGTTCTGGATCATGCAGAGCGGTATAAAAGTTATAACGACTATAAAGAGCTGATCGATACTTATGGCAAATATGTGATCACCAAAAGTCAGAAGAAAAGAAACATGGATATCCTTGCACCTTTGGCTTTATTGAAGCCTGGTGATGCCGCTTTCAAATTCTCCTACCCTGATAAAGAGGGGAAAACAGTGACAATGGATGATTTAAAAGGGAAGGTTGTTTTGGTAGATGTCTGGGCAACCTGGTGTGGGCCATGTAAGGCAGAAATCCCTCATTTGAAAAAGCTGGAAGAGGAAATGAAAGGTACAGATGTGTCTATCGTCAGCATCTCTGTAGATGAAGCTAAAGACAAGGATAAATGGCTTAAAATGATCGCTGATGATCATTTGGGAGGTACTCAGTTGTTTGCCTCAGGTTGGGGAGATCTTGCTCAGTATTATAAGATCACCGGAATTCCGCGTTTTATGGTCTTCGACAGACAAGGTAAAATCGTGACGGTTGATTCGCCAAGACCTTCCAGTCCGGAGCTCAAAGCTTTATTAGAAAAAACATTGGCAAAATAG
- a CDS encoding PKD-like family lipoprotein, with the protein MLNYRYFKQALLFVMLFVSFSCRKDLGNYNYEEINAVDFGGMEKAYNALLGEKFKVSPVLKFTKDDTNDEQAYSYQWFAMKNGESLNSEIRKELATTRNLDIVVKIPSGIYDVYYIVTDKKTGVAYRTSFKLTVQTNIYEGWMVLNDVNGAARLDMVSKVNEVYTPVTDVLTSTGSELTLKGKPLDVHCYQFSFSNYGIYLSTDKGTNRVDPETFKWKNTLNIKYEMVANVPDDFHADFMASTEHPQGAGTSYMFSAGNVYYYYYVYQINYGVPINLVKEEAVPFKAAPFIARSLSSASLMPNAVLFDVDKKRFVRHINNESTCTTMPTMDNALFDYNNVGKDLVYMEYSPFNGGDVFAILKGGDGKIFLARFNLVTAIQTYYAEITGAEIGNAEKFAINPTYGYLFYNAGGKVYEYDMSLKTSKLMIDKGAEKISLLKFQKFTKAGSSRPYYESRQNQLMVCSYDAALPAERNGKMELYTVPSLNGDLTLGESYSGFGKIVSVSYRER; encoded by the coding sequence ATGTTAAACTATAGATATTTTAAACAGGCATTACTCTTTGTGATGCTGTTTGTCAGCTTTTCCTGTAGAAAGGACCTCGGTAATTACAATTATGAAGAGATCAACGCTGTTGATTTTGGAGGAATGGAAAAAGCTTATAATGCCCTGCTTGGCGAAAAATTTAAGGTCAGCCCGGTGCTGAAATTTACGAAAGATGATACCAATGATGAACAGGCTTATTCTTATCAGTGGTTCGCCATGAAAAACGGGGAGTCATTGAATTCGGAAATAAGAAAAGAGTTGGCAACGACGCGTAACCTGGACATAGTGGTCAAAATTCCTTCCGGTATTTATGACGTTTACTATATCGTGACCGATAAAAAAACAGGTGTTGCGTATCGGACTTCCTTCAAACTAACGGTGCAAACAAATATCTATGAAGGTTGGATGGTATTAAACGATGTAAATGGTGCCGCGAGGTTGGACATGGTCTCAAAGGTTAATGAGGTGTATACCCCGGTAACTGATGTCCTGACTTCGACAGGTTCCGAACTGACGCTAAAAGGGAAGCCTCTGGATGTTCATTGCTATCAATTTAGCTTCAGTAATTATGGTATTTATCTTTCTACGGATAAAGGAACCAATAGGGTCGATCCCGAGACTTTTAAATGGAAGAATACCCTTAATATTAAATACGAGATGGTCGCTAATGTTCCGGACGATTTTCATGCTGATTTTATGGCTTCAACGGAGCATCCTCAGGGAGCCGGAACTTCCTATATGTTTTCTGCCGGAAACGTCTATTACTATTATTACGTATACCAGATCAATTATGGGGTACCCATTAACCTGGTTAAAGAAGAGGCTGTTCCATTTAAAGCAGCACCCTTTATTGCCAGATCACTCTCCAGTGCAAGCCTGATGCCCAATGCTGTGCTGTTTGATGTGGATAAAAAGAGGTTTGTCAGACACATTAACAATGAGTCTACCTGTACTACGATGCCTACGATGGACAATGCATTGTTTGACTATAATAACGTTGGAAAAGACCTTGTTTACATGGAGTATTCTCCTTTTAACGGAGGAGATGTATTTGCCATTCTAAAAGGAGGAGATGGTAAAATCTTTCTCGCCCGGTTTAACCTGGTTACCGCAATCCAAACTTATTACGCGGAAATCACAGGAGCAGAAATTGGTAACGCAGAAAAATTTGCCATTAATCCAACATATGGTTACCTGTTTTACAATGCGGGAGGCAAAGTGTATGAGTATGATATGTCTTTAAAGACCAGTAAGCTGATGATCGATAAAGGAGCGGAAAAAATAAGCTTGCTTAAGTTTCAAAAATTCACAAAAGCAGGAAGTTCCCGCCCGTATTATGAAAGCAGACAAAATCAGTTGATGGTTTGCTCCTATGATGCTGCATTACCCGCGGAGCGTAATGGGAAAATGGAGCTTTACACTGTTCCTTCGCTAAACGGCGACCTTACTCTGGGGGAAAGTTACTCCGGCTTTGGTAAAATCGTTAGCGTAAGCTACAGAGAACGTTAA
- a CDS encoding DUF4843 domain-containing protein — translation MKKYIYIVIALVAIGGLFSACKKDLKTFEAETGIYFLPSVFAWEKKPVGDSTIISFSYAKSTLKDSVILIPVMITGQTSTKDKDFKLSIDPASTAVPDTHYEILTKNFAIPANGQTAIVSIKLHRTEDMLTKDYVLILNLEGNENFKTPMVDRVLDAATGRKISYIKYKIHLNDILKKPAAWLDYYLGPFSRKKLFLLAETAEIKNIGDLDNTSLTSISKIVFYGTFMQRYLNEMKASGKTIYEEDGKEMRMGDAVQ, via the coding sequence ATGAAAAAATATATATACATCGTTATTGCACTGGTAGCTATAGGAGGCCTGTTCAGTGCATGTAAGAAAGACCTGAAAACTTTTGAAGCAGAAACAGGGATCTACTTTTTGCCTTCTGTCTTTGCCTGGGAAAAAAAGCCGGTCGGAGATAGTACGATTATTTCCTTTTCCTATGCTAAAAGTACGTTGAAAGACTCTGTCATTCTGATTCCGGTAATGATCACCGGGCAGACTTCTACAAAAGATAAAGACTTTAAGTTGAGCATTGACCCGGCATCTACTGCAGTCCCCGATACACATTATGAGATCCTGACTAAAAATTTTGCGATCCCTGCAAACGGGCAAACTGCTATTGTCAGTATAAAGCTGCACCGTACCGAAGACATGTTAACTAAAGATTATGTACTGATCCTGAACCTGGAGGGTAATGAGAATTTTAAAACACCCATGGTCGATCGCGTTCTGGATGCTGCAACGGGTCGAAAAATCAGTTACATCAAGTACAAAATCCATCTTAATGATATCTTAAAAAAGCCAGCTGCATGGCTTGATTATTACCTGGGGCCATTCAGCCGAAAAAAGCTGTTTCTTTTGGCAGAGACGGCAGAAATTAAAAATATAGGTGACCTCGACAATACTAGCCTGACCTCTATTTCTAAAATTGTGTTCTATGGCACTTTCATGCAACGCTACCTGAATGAGATGAAAGCCTCAGGAAAAACCATATACGAAGAGGATGGAAAAGAAATGAGAATGGGAGATGCAGTTCAGTAA
- a CDS encoding RagB/SusD family nutrient uptake outer membrane protein: MKRLAKNIYIVIGLSSLMLLGSCKKWLDVQPEDKFTEKQIFATPQGISDALNGIYLDMGKSKLYGATLTGTILDILAQRYNVSALHTLTKYQTYTYDDKDVKARLDNIWTNAYINVVNANKFIKNLDVYPGVLDAQTDSLFRGEAYALRAFLQFDLLRMYGPVYSTADSLKTAIPYYTAAGIDVNPILPANEVMQKVITDLKKAESLLLADPIRTKGIVKSSDKNYLTYRNYRMNYFAVKGLQARAYLYRGDKISAAAAAKEVIDHTTKFPWITSGNILSDKSNPDRVFSTEILFGLQSLDLYDNYRAFFAPDLQDKDVLAPLDSRLKATFENNENDYRYNPNWMLTGIGGKGYKTFFKYADINDKKLIYRLTVPLIRLSEVYYIAAESEQNVAYLNTVRNNRGLLNLPGTASLTTELQKEYQKEFFGEGQLWYYYKRRNLSPIPNPLVASGNITMNATKYVFPLPLSELTPR; this comes from the coding sequence ATGAAAAGATTAGCTAAAAATATATATATCGTCATCGGCTTAAGCTCGCTTATGCTATTGGGCTCCTGTAAAAAGTGGCTTGACGTACAACCTGAAGATAAGTTCACCGAGAAGCAAATTTTTGCGACACCTCAGGGAATTTCAGATGCCCTGAACGGAATCTATCTGGACATGGGTAAATCCAAGCTTTATGGTGCAACCCTAACGGGTACGATCCTTGATATATTGGCACAACGTTATAATGTGAGTGCACTTCATACCCTCACCAAATACCAAACCTATACCTATGATGATAAAGATGTAAAGGCGAGGCTCGACAACATCTGGACCAACGCTTATATCAATGTTGTGAATGCAAATAAATTCATTAAAAACCTGGATGTCTATCCCGGCGTGCTCGATGCCCAGACAGATTCTTTGTTTCGGGGAGAAGCCTATGCTTTAAGGGCTTTTTTACAATTTGATCTTTTACGGATGTATGGCCCGGTGTATAGCACCGCAGACTCGCTGAAGACTGCGATCCCTTATTATACAGCAGCGGGAATAGATGTAAACCCAATTCTGCCTGCAAACGAAGTGATGCAGAAGGTCATCACGGATCTTAAAAAAGCAGAAAGTTTATTGCTTGCGGATCCGATCAGAACAAAGGGAATTGTAAAATCCTCTGATAAAAATTATCTGACCTACCGCAACTATCGCATGAATTATTTTGCAGTTAAAGGCCTTCAGGCGCGTGCATATTTGTATCGTGGAGATAAAATTTCAGCGGCAGCGGCGGCTAAAGAAGTGATTGATCATACCACAAAATTTCCCTGGATTACCTCTGGAAATATCCTGTCTGATAAATCAAATCCTGATCGGGTATTCTCTACCGAAATTCTTTTTGGCCTGCAAAGCTTAGACCTGTACGATAACTACAGGGCTTTTTTCGCACCTGATTTGCAGGATAAGGACGTGCTTGCACCCCTGGATAGCCGTCTGAAAGCCACATTCGAAAACAATGAAAATGACTATCGCTATAATCCAAACTGGATGCTGACGGGGATTGGAGGAAAAGGCTACAAAACGTTTTTTAAGTATGCGGACATCAATGATAAAAAATTGATCTATCGCCTTACAGTTCCCCTGATCAGGCTAAGTGAAGTCTATTATATTGCTGCAGAAAGCGAACAGAATGTCGCTTATCTGAACACTGTACGTAACAATAGAGGCTTATTGAACTTGCCTGGAACGGCATCACTGACCACCGAGTTGCAGAAAGAGTATCAGAAAGAATTCTTTGGCGAAGGTCAGCTTTGGTATTATTATAAGAGAAGAAACCTGAGTCCTATTCCAAATCCTTTGGTGGCGAGTGGAAACATTACAATGAACGCGACTAAGTATGTCTTCCCCTTACCGCTGTCCGAACTCACTCCCCGTTAA